A section of the Nitrospinaceae bacterium genome encodes:
- the gppA-1 gene encoding exopolyphosphatase, with product MKKFASIDIGSNTVRLLVLQAGQDESFREIESIRRITRLGEGMDSQKSLAPGPMEITLKVLEEFRDVCGKHGDIPIRAVATSAVREAQNQETFINEALKRTGIAIEVISWEEEARLTLEGVFWKIPHQDRKILTFDIGGGSTEFILSEGRQILGSLSTSLGTVRLTEKFIFGHPVSKEDYENLTAHIQSVLSSVKDQLPKTHPEIAIGTAGTVTTLAALNQNIYPYDPEKVHGLSLPVDQIMAIQEDLKSKSLDERRRLKPLERGREDLIIAGTAIVLETLNTFECPDLLVSEYSLREGIILEALARTL from the coding sequence ATGAAAAAGTTCGCCTCGATCGATATTGGCTCCAATACCGTACGACTGCTGGTATTGCAAGCCGGGCAGGATGAAAGTTTCCGCGAGATCGAATCCATTCGCCGGATCACCCGGCTGGGAGAAGGAATGGACTCTCAAAAAAGTCTTGCCCCCGGACCCATGGAAATCACCCTGAAGGTTCTGGAAGAATTCCGGGATGTTTGCGGAAAGCATGGCGACATCCCCATTCGCGCCGTGGCGACCAGCGCCGTTCGGGAGGCTCAAAATCAAGAAACGTTTATAAACGAAGCTCTAAAACGAACCGGAATCGCCATCGAGGTGATCTCCTGGGAGGAAGAGGCTCGGCTGACACTGGAAGGGGTGTTCTGGAAAATCCCCCACCAGGACCGCAAAATTTTGACCTTCGACATCGGCGGAGGCAGTACAGAGTTTATCCTTTCCGAAGGCCGGCAAATCCTGGGATCGCTCAGCACCTCCCTAGGAACCGTTCGACTGACAGAAAAGTTTATTTTCGGACACCCGGTTTCAAAAGAGGATTACGAAAACCTGACCGCCCATATTCAGTCGGTGTTGTCTTCCGTAAAGGACCAACTCCCAAAAACTCACCCTGAAATCGCTATTGGAACGGCAGGGACCGTAACCACGCTGGCGGCGCTCAACCAGAACATTTATCCTTACGATCCAGAAAAGGTCCACGGCCTGTCCCTGCCTGTGGACCAGATAATGGCGATTCAGGAGGATCTGAAATCCAAGTCTCTGGATGAAAGACGGCGGTTAAAACCCCTGGAGCGGGGCCGGGAGGATCTGATCATCGCCGGAACCGCCATCGTCCTGGAAACCCTCAATACGTTCGAGTGCCCTGATCTTCTGGTCAGCGAGTATAGTTTACGGGAAGGAATCATCCTCGAAGCCCTCGCCCGTACCCTCTAA
- a CDS encoding acetolactate synthase: MKGRDIIVKALENAGVEVIFGYPGGTSMEIHQGLTLSKQIRMVLPRHEQGGAFAAGGYARSTGKVGVCMATSGPGAVNLLTGIMDAKMDSIPLVAITGQVPSTVLGSDAFQETDIVGATFPLVKHSYLIQNINDIPRVIQEAFIIASSGRPGPVVIDIPKNIQQQETVPDFDIKFDCPSYRPNLTPSSMQIKKAMHAIREAKRPLIYAGGGIIFSHASKELRTFVKKTGIPITTTVMGLGAYPSEGPLSLRMLGMHGAVYANIAINHADLVIALGVRFDDRVTGKLSEFCKGAKFIQVDIDPSEINKNRMVDIPIQGDVKRALVKMNELAEPKKDIKPWLDQVQAWKKEFPLKYELQKKHIVPQHVIVELNKLAEKNAIVSVGVGQHQMWAAQYWNFEEPFNWLCSSGLGAMGFGLPGAMGAQVAHPNRQVINIEGDGSFLMNIQELQTLKIENIPVKNVVLNNAHLGMVAQWEDRFYKSLRGHTFLGDANFAEIAHAFGVKSESINKPEEVVPALKRMLKHKGPYVLDVKYPYNDKSMGHVMPMIPSNHTYLDTFLDEKHTLKEYWQKKGVLPE; this comes from the coding sequence ATGAAGGGCCGGGATATCATTGTAAAAGCCCTGGAAAATGCCGGAGTCGAAGTCATTTTTGGCTATCCCGGTGGGACCTCAATGGAGATTCACCAGGGATTGACGCTCAGCAAGCAAATCCGCATGGTACTGCCTCGTCATGAACAGGGCGGCGCGTTTGCCGCCGGCGGATATGCCAGAAGTACGGGTAAAGTCGGCGTGTGCATGGCGACATCCGGCCCCGGAGCCGTGAACCTGTTGACCGGGATCATGGATGCTAAGATGGACTCGATCCCGCTGGTGGCCATCACCGGCCAGGTTCCATCCACTGTTTTAGGAAGCGATGCTTTCCAGGAAACGGACATCGTCGGGGCCACGTTTCCTCTGGTAAAACACAGCTATTTAATTCAAAACATCAACGATATTCCCAGGGTGATTCAAGAGGCGTTCATCATCGCCAGTTCCGGACGACCCGGCCCGGTGGTGATCGATATCCCCAAAAACATTCAGCAGCAGGAAACCGTTCCCGATTTTGACATTAAGTTTGACTGCCCGAGCTACAGGCCCAATCTGACGCCATCGTCCATGCAGATAAAAAAAGCCATGCATGCGATCAGGGAAGCCAAGCGGCCGCTGATTTACGCAGGCGGCGGCATCATCTTCTCGCACGCTTCCAAAGAGTTGCGGACGTTTGTCAAAAAGACCGGGATACCCATCACCACGACGGTCATGGGCCTTGGCGCTTACCCGTCTGAGGGACCGCTTTCCTTAAGAATGCTGGGCATGCACGGCGCCGTCTACGCGAATATTGCCATCAACCATGCCGATCTGGTCATCGCACTCGGCGTGCGCTTCGACGACCGGGTTACCGGAAAACTATCAGAATTTTGCAAAGGGGCTAAATTCATTCAGGTGGATATCGATCCCTCGGAAATCAATAAAAACCGAATGGTGGACATCCCCATTCAGGGAGATGTCAAACGCGCCCTGGTCAAGATGAACGAGCTGGCGGAACCGAAAAAAGACATCAAACCGTGGCTTGACCAGGTGCAGGCCTGGAAAAAAGAATTCCCTTTGAAATACGAGCTGCAAAAAAAACACATCGTGCCTCAACACGTGATCGTGGAGTTGAATAAATTGGCGGAAAAAAACGCCATCGTCTCCGTTGGCGTGGGTCAACATCAAATGTGGGCCGCGCAATACTGGAATTTTGAAGAACCGTTCAATTGGCTTTGCTCATCCGGTCTGGGCGCGATGGGGTTTGGACTGCCAGGTGCGATGGGGGCTCAGGTCGCTCACCCGAATAGGCAGGTCATCAATATTGAGGGGGACGGCAGTTTTCTTATGAATATTCAGGAACTGCAGACCCTGAAAATTGAAAATATCCCTGTAAAAAATGTGGTTCTCAACAACGCCCATCTCGGCATGGTGGCCCAATGGGAGGACCGATTTTACAAATCCCTGCGTGGGCATACCTTTTTGGGTGACGCCAATTTTGCGGAAATCGCCCATGCATTTGGCGTTAAATCGGAAAGCATCAACAAACCTGAAGAGGTGGTTCCCGCGTTAAAACGCATGCTAAAGCACAAAGGACCTTACGTTCTGGATGTAAAATACCCTTACAACGATAAAAGTATGGGACACGTCATGCCCATGATTCCTTCCAACCACACCTATCTGGACACCTTCCTGGATGAAAAACACACCCTCAAGGAATATTGGCAAAAAAAGGGCGTTCTCCCGGAATAA